In the genome of Drosophila yakuba strain Tai18E2 chromosome 3R, Prin_Dyak_Tai18E2_2.1, whole genome shotgun sequence, one region contains:
- the LOC6537859 gene encoding endoplasmic reticulum aminopeptidase 2 isoform X2: MLCCGFCCGNMSKRDYKVATTDGIELEPLGGEKCDKDKDKDKEKQTNGVTFGGESSGGRQTRTGVAVCSQRRALLVAGIVLGSLLLTAIIIAYAGPQNENNTQPFNPIATNGEPFPWLEKMLPTSVRPLRYMVTIHPNLTTLDVKGQVTIDLHVEKETNFIVLHIQDLNVTEKAIVTPGPKGYALKIVKVLEFPPRQQLYIEVKERLKKKSNYTLNLRWYSKLNPEPEGFYVDQYESSNGVERLLAATVFRPNGARRAFPCFDEPHVRAPFRISVFRDRFHIGLSNSIVHTTEDVGFYMGTGLLRDDFIETPPLPADAVAWVVSDFQRESLQPSAAYIPTTPAPPGTGVGGKKSAQLNNYTQLKGKNPPVRNITALTHSLNVNLTPRQNLTVVQPTTTTAWPVNLNGNGKPTNLTSLSQSTGSSIKRAPSYTFYAPRDLLIRSSFILHTSRDVLEYLQTWLDISYPLTKVDFVALPSLDRNMISSLGLVTLKTSFLTDPSSITSEQYQFSALRIAEAMVRQFFGGITSRKVLKDVWLWEGLIQYLGIHALAPLQETWPLREMYLLKMATAALDIDAIQGWDSIMNGTSHDGNNEEFFVQKTAAIFSMLHTAIGEDRFRGCLGSFLKVNRFRTAEPTDLWTICTKKANGSKNIKDMMTLWTHQPGFPLLTVTKMGNSISISQRPFRPAEFLAIHDDSYDGNNYNKTTLNATDMPSTVAPTTQGSKHKVAPHMKWIFPVTYVTDINNVSETLWMQNVDVTFNVPENVKWIKVNAIQNGYYRVVYNDDNWASLIEELAANPNRFTSEDRLGMLSDAFTLCHANLLPCEITMNMIQYLPSETHYGPMALALRHLEKWRRILKYSECFLMLSEFIKMKISTVMEKVGWSDDGDVATRLLRPEVLLASVLWEDIDSITKAKNMLNQYLYYNGTAIPPNLREVVYTGSILSGEYIYWQHCWERFVNLQRTSETFVERMQLLRALGRTKDAWLQNRLLSHVTMLPTEEVVQVLKAIAGTPTGGAMACRFLQAKWFELEKRLGPGTISFAKVISAITQYGATKFDYDELKSLVHRFGRGHGMSVLNMTLSSVASNVEWVARSQTSLYKWVEGNLHSHR; the protein is encoded by the exons ATGTTATGTTGTGGCTTCTGCTGTGGCAATATGTCGAAGCGCGATTACAAAGTGGCCACCACGGATGGCATCGAGCTGGAGCCGTTGGGCGGCGAAAAGTGCGACAAGGataaggacaaggacaaggagaaGCAGACGAATGGCGTCACTTTCG GTGGCGAATCGAGCGGCGGACGGCAGACGCGCACCGGAGTGGCCGTCTGCTCACAGCGCCGGGCTCTACTTGTGGCCGGAATCGTGCTCGGCTCGCTGCTGCTGACGGCCATCATCATCGCCTACGCTGGACCGCAGAACG AGAACAACACGCAGCCCTTCAATCCGATTGCCACCAACGGGGAGCCCTTTCCCTGGCTGGAGAAGATGCTGCCCACCAGTGTGCGACCGCTGCGCTACATGGTCACCATCCATCCCAATCTGACGACACTGGATGTCAAAG GCCAAGTCACCATCGATTTGCATGTGGAGAAGGAGACCAACTTCATTGTGCTGCACATCCAGGACCTCAACGTCACCGAGAAG GCCATCGTGACCCCGGGCCCCAAAGGCTATGCCCTCAAGATTGTTAAGGTGCTGGAGTTTCCGCCCCGACAGCAGCTGTACATCGAGGTGAAGGAGCGGCTCAAAAAGAAGTCCAATTACACCCTCAATCTTCGCTGGTACTCCAAACTCAATCCGGAGCCAGAGGGCTTCTATGTCGACCAGTACGAGAGCTCCAATGGCGTTGAACG ATTATTGGCTGCCACAGTTTTCCGACCGAATGGCGCAAGAAGAGCATTTCCCTGCTTCGATGAGCCGCATGTACGAGCACCGTTCCGGATCTCCGTGTTCCGCGATCGCTTCCACATCGGACTGTCCAACTCCATAGTGCACACCACCGAGGACGTAGGCTTCTACATGGGCACAGGATTG CTGCGCGATGATTTTATAGAGACTCCACCACTGCCCGCCGATGCGGTGGCCTGGGTGGTGAGTGACTTCCAGCGCGAATCCCTGCAGCCCTCAGCGGCATATATCCCCACGACGCCAGCGCCACCGGGCACCGGAGTGGGTGGCAAAAAGTCCGCCCAGCTGAACAATTATACGCAGCTTAAGGGCAAAAACCCGCCGGTACGAAACATCACTGCCCTCACTCATTCACTGAATGTCAACCTGACGCCACGGCAAAACCTGACTGTTGTTCAACCCACGACGACGACAGCTTGGCCAGTGAATCTCAATGGGAACGGAAAGCCAACGAATCTAACATCACTTTCCCAGTCCACGGGATCGTCGATAAAGAGAGCTCCATCCTACACATTCTATGCACCCAGGGATCTGCTGATTCGCTCCTCATTCATTCTGCACACTTCAAGAGACGTGCTGGAGTATTTGCAGACCTGGTTGGATATCAGTTATCCGCTCACGAAAGTGGACTTTGTGGCTTTGCCTTCCCTGGATCGCAACATGATCTCCTCGCTGGGATTGGTCACATTGAAGACCTCGTTCTTAACGGATCCCAGTTCGATAACCTCTGAGCAATATCAGTTCAGTGCACTTCGCATTGCCGAGGCGATGGTAAGGCAGTTCTTTGGAGGAATCACGTCGCGAAAGGTGCTCAAGGATGTGTGGTTGTGGGAGGGATTAATCCAGTATTTGGGCATTCACGCCTTGGCTCCGCTCCAGGAAACGTGGCCCTTGAGGGAAATGTACCTGCTTAAGATGGCCACCGCTGCGTTGGATATCGATGCCATTCAAGGTTGGGATAGCATCATGAACGGCACCAGTCACGATGGCAACAATGAGGAGTTCTTTGTTCAAAAGACAGCGGCCATATTCTCCATGCTGCACACGGCCATCGGTGAGGATCGATTCAGGGGCTGTCTGGGCTCGTTCCTTAAGGTGAATCGATTCCGCACTGCTGAGCCCACCGATCTGTGGACCATTTGCACGAAGAAAGCCAACGGCTCAAAGAATATCAAGGACATGATGACGCTGTGGACGCATCAGCCTGGCTTCCCCCTCCTCACGGTCACCAAGATGGGCAACAGCATTTCCATCTCGCAGAGACCTTTTCGACCCGCGGAATTTCTGGCCATCCATGACGACTCCTACGATGGGAATAACTACAATAAAACGACGCTGAATGCCACCGATATGCCCAGCACAGTGGCACCCACCACACAGGGTAGCAAGCATAAGGTGGCGCCGCACATGAAGTGGATCTTTCCAGTCACCTATGTCACAGATATCAACAATGTCAGCGAAACGCTCTGGATGCAGAATGTAGATG TAACCTTCAACGTGCCGGAGAACGTGAAATGGATCAAAGTGAATGCCATACAAAACGGCTATTACCGTGTGGTCTACAATGATGATAACTGGGCAAGTCTGATCGAGGAGTTGGCCGCCAATCCCAACCGCTTTACCAGCGAG GATCGCCTGGGCATGTTGTCGGATGCCTTTACGCTATGTCACGCCAATCTGCTGCCCTGTGAGATCACCATGAACATGATTCAATATCTGCCCAGTGAGACACACTACGGTCcaatggcattggcattgcGGCATTTGGAAAAGTGGCGACGCATCCTCAAGTACTCGGAGTGCTTCCTCATGCTCAGCGAGTTCATCAAGATGAAGATATCCACGGTGATGGAGAAGGTGGGCTGGTCGGATGATGGTGATGTGGCCACCAG ATTACTGCGTCCCGAAGTGCTGTTGGCATCGGTTCTGTGGGAAGACATCGATAGCATCACCAAGGCGAAGAACATGCTAAATCAGTATCTATACTACAATGGCACCGCCATACCACCCAATCTTAGAGAG GTGGTTTACACGGGCTCCATTCTATCCGGCGAGTACATTTACTGGCAGCATTGCTGGGAGCGCTTTGTAAACCTGCAGCGCACATCGGAGACATTCGTGGAGCGGATGCAGTTGCTCCGTGCTTTGGGCAGAACCAAGGATGCCTGGCTGCAGAATCGCCTGTTATCCCACGTTACCATGCTGCCCACCGAGGAGGTGGTGCAGGTGCTCAAGGCGATTGCAGGAACGCCGACGGGCGGTGCTATGGCCTGTCGCTTCCTGCAGGCCAAGTGGTTCGAGCTGGAGAAGCGCCTGGGACCGGGAACAATCAGTTTCGCCAAGGTCATATCGGCCATCACCCAGTACGGGGCCACCAAGTTCGATTACGATGAG CTCAAATCGCTGGTCCATCGATTTGGCAGAGGTCATGGCATGTCGGTGCTGAACATGACCTTGAGCAGCGTGGCCTCCAACGTGGAGTGGGTGGCCCGGTCACAGACGTCGCTCTACAAGTGGGTGGAGGGCAACCTGCACTCGCACCGATAG
- the LOC6537859 gene encoding endoplasmic reticulum aminopeptidase 2 isoform X1: MLCCGFCCGNMSKRDYKVATTDGIELEPLGGEKCDKDKDKDKEKQTNGVTFGGESSGGRQTRTGVAVCSQRRALLVAGIVLGSLLLTAIIIAYAGPQNDCSCGSKTVSGYETDEENNTQPFNPIATNGEPFPWLEKMLPTSVRPLRYMVTIHPNLTTLDVKGQVTIDLHVEKETNFIVLHIQDLNVTEKAIVTPGPKGYALKIVKVLEFPPRQQLYIEVKERLKKKSNYTLNLRWYSKLNPEPEGFYVDQYESSNGVERLLAATVFRPNGARRAFPCFDEPHVRAPFRISVFRDRFHIGLSNSIVHTTEDVGFYMGTGLLRDDFIETPPLPADAVAWVVSDFQRESLQPSAAYIPTTPAPPGTGVGGKKSAQLNNYTQLKGKNPPVRNITALTHSLNVNLTPRQNLTVVQPTTTTAWPVNLNGNGKPTNLTSLSQSTGSSIKRAPSYTFYAPRDLLIRSSFILHTSRDVLEYLQTWLDISYPLTKVDFVALPSLDRNMISSLGLVTLKTSFLTDPSSITSEQYQFSALRIAEAMVRQFFGGITSRKVLKDVWLWEGLIQYLGIHALAPLQETWPLREMYLLKMATAALDIDAIQGWDSIMNGTSHDGNNEEFFVQKTAAIFSMLHTAIGEDRFRGCLGSFLKVNRFRTAEPTDLWTICTKKANGSKNIKDMMTLWTHQPGFPLLTVTKMGNSISISQRPFRPAEFLAIHDDSYDGNNYNKTTLNATDMPSTVAPTTQGSKHKVAPHMKWIFPVTYVTDINNVSETLWMQNVDVTFNVPENVKWIKVNAIQNGYYRVVYNDDNWASLIEELAANPNRFTSEDRLGMLSDAFTLCHANLLPCEITMNMIQYLPSETHYGPMALALRHLEKWRRILKYSECFLMLSEFIKMKISTVMEKVGWSDDGDVATRLLRPEVLLASVLWEDIDSITKAKNMLNQYLYYNGTAIPPNLREVVYTGSILSGEYIYWQHCWERFVNLQRTSETFVERMQLLRALGRTKDAWLQNRLLSHVTMLPTEEVVQVLKAIAGTPTGGAMACRFLQAKWFELEKRLGPGTISFAKVISAITQYGATKFDYDELKSLVHRFGRGHGMSVLNMTLSSVASNVEWVARSQTSLYKWVEGNLHSHR; the protein is encoded by the exons ATGTTATGTTGTGGCTTCTGCTGTGGCAATATGTCGAAGCGCGATTACAAAGTGGCCACCACGGATGGCATCGAGCTGGAGCCGTTGGGCGGCGAAAAGTGCGACAAGGataaggacaaggacaaggagaaGCAGACGAATGGCGTCACTTTCG GTGGCGAATCGAGCGGCGGACGGCAGACGCGCACCGGAGTGGCCGTCTGCTCACAGCGCCGGGCTCTACTTGTGGCCGGAATCGTGCTCGGCTCGCTGCTGCTGACGGCCATCATCATCGCCTACGCTGGACCGCAGAACG ACTGCTCCTGCGGATCGAAAACGGTGTCCGGTTACGAAACGGATGAAGAGAACAACACGCAGCCCTTCAATCCGATTGCCACCAACGGGGAGCCCTTTCCCTGGCTGGAGAAGATGCTGCCCACCAGTGTGCGACCGCTGCGCTACATGGTCACCATCCATCCCAATCTGACGACACTGGATGTCAAAG GCCAAGTCACCATCGATTTGCATGTGGAGAAGGAGACCAACTTCATTGTGCTGCACATCCAGGACCTCAACGTCACCGAGAAG GCCATCGTGACCCCGGGCCCCAAAGGCTATGCCCTCAAGATTGTTAAGGTGCTGGAGTTTCCGCCCCGACAGCAGCTGTACATCGAGGTGAAGGAGCGGCTCAAAAAGAAGTCCAATTACACCCTCAATCTTCGCTGGTACTCCAAACTCAATCCGGAGCCAGAGGGCTTCTATGTCGACCAGTACGAGAGCTCCAATGGCGTTGAACG ATTATTGGCTGCCACAGTTTTCCGACCGAATGGCGCAAGAAGAGCATTTCCCTGCTTCGATGAGCCGCATGTACGAGCACCGTTCCGGATCTCCGTGTTCCGCGATCGCTTCCACATCGGACTGTCCAACTCCATAGTGCACACCACCGAGGACGTAGGCTTCTACATGGGCACAGGATTG CTGCGCGATGATTTTATAGAGACTCCACCACTGCCCGCCGATGCGGTGGCCTGGGTGGTGAGTGACTTCCAGCGCGAATCCCTGCAGCCCTCAGCGGCATATATCCCCACGACGCCAGCGCCACCGGGCACCGGAGTGGGTGGCAAAAAGTCCGCCCAGCTGAACAATTATACGCAGCTTAAGGGCAAAAACCCGCCGGTACGAAACATCACTGCCCTCACTCATTCACTGAATGTCAACCTGACGCCACGGCAAAACCTGACTGTTGTTCAACCCACGACGACGACAGCTTGGCCAGTGAATCTCAATGGGAACGGAAAGCCAACGAATCTAACATCACTTTCCCAGTCCACGGGATCGTCGATAAAGAGAGCTCCATCCTACACATTCTATGCACCCAGGGATCTGCTGATTCGCTCCTCATTCATTCTGCACACTTCAAGAGACGTGCTGGAGTATTTGCAGACCTGGTTGGATATCAGTTATCCGCTCACGAAAGTGGACTTTGTGGCTTTGCCTTCCCTGGATCGCAACATGATCTCCTCGCTGGGATTGGTCACATTGAAGACCTCGTTCTTAACGGATCCCAGTTCGATAACCTCTGAGCAATATCAGTTCAGTGCACTTCGCATTGCCGAGGCGATGGTAAGGCAGTTCTTTGGAGGAATCACGTCGCGAAAGGTGCTCAAGGATGTGTGGTTGTGGGAGGGATTAATCCAGTATTTGGGCATTCACGCCTTGGCTCCGCTCCAGGAAACGTGGCCCTTGAGGGAAATGTACCTGCTTAAGATGGCCACCGCTGCGTTGGATATCGATGCCATTCAAGGTTGGGATAGCATCATGAACGGCACCAGTCACGATGGCAACAATGAGGAGTTCTTTGTTCAAAAGACAGCGGCCATATTCTCCATGCTGCACACGGCCATCGGTGAGGATCGATTCAGGGGCTGTCTGGGCTCGTTCCTTAAGGTGAATCGATTCCGCACTGCTGAGCCCACCGATCTGTGGACCATTTGCACGAAGAAAGCCAACGGCTCAAAGAATATCAAGGACATGATGACGCTGTGGACGCATCAGCCTGGCTTCCCCCTCCTCACGGTCACCAAGATGGGCAACAGCATTTCCATCTCGCAGAGACCTTTTCGACCCGCGGAATTTCTGGCCATCCATGACGACTCCTACGATGGGAATAACTACAATAAAACGACGCTGAATGCCACCGATATGCCCAGCACAGTGGCACCCACCACACAGGGTAGCAAGCATAAGGTGGCGCCGCACATGAAGTGGATCTTTCCAGTCACCTATGTCACAGATATCAACAATGTCAGCGAAACGCTCTGGATGCAGAATGTAGATG TAACCTTCAACGTGCCGGAGAACGTGAAATGGATCAAAGTGAATGCCATACAAAACGGCTATTACCGTGTGGTCTACAATGATGATAACTGGGCAAGTCTGATCGAGGAGTTGGCCGCCAATCCCAACCGCTTTACCAGCGAG GATCGCCTGGGCATGTTGTCGGATGCCTTTACGCTATGTCACGCCAATCTGCTGCCCTGTGAGATCACCATGAACATGATTCAATATCTGCCCAGTGAGACACACTACGGTCcaatggcattggcattgcGGCATTTGGAAAAGTGGCGACGCATCCTCAAGTACTCGGAGTGCTTCCTCATGCTCAGCGAGTTCATCAAGATGAAGATATCCACGGTGATGGAGAAGGTGGGCTGGTCGGATGATGGTGATGTGGCCACCAG ATTACTGCGTCCCGAAGTGCTGTTGGCATCGGTTCTGTGGGAAGACATCGATAGCATCACCAAGGCGAAGAACATGCTAAATCAGTATCTATACTACAATGGCACCGCCATACCACCCAATCTTAGAGAG GTGGTTTACACGGGCTCCATTCTATCCGGCGAGTACATTTACTGGCAGCATTGCTGGGAGCGCTTTGTAAACCTGCAGCGCACATCGGAGACATTCGTGGAGCGGATGCAGTTGCTCCGTGCTTTGGGCAGAACCAAGGATGCCTGGCTGCAGAATCGCCTGTTATCCCACGTTACCATGCTGCCCACCGAGGAGGTGGTGCAGGTGCTCAAGGCGATTGCAGGAACGCCGACGGGCGGTGCTATGGCCTGTCGCTTCCTGCAGGCCAAGTGGTTCGAGCTGGAGAAGCGCCTGGGACCGGGAACAATCAGTTTCGCCAAGGTCATATCGGCCATCACCCAGTACGGGGCCACCAAGTTCGATTACGATGAG CTCAAATCGCTGGTCCATCGATTTGGCAGAGGTCATGGCATGTCGGTGCTGAACATGACCTTGAGCAGCGTGGCCTCCAACGTGGAGTGGGTGGCCCGGTCACAGACGTCGCTCTACAAGTGGGTGGAGGGCAACCTGCACTCGCACCGATAG
- the LOC6537859 gene encoding endoplasmic reticulum aminopeptidase 2 isoform X3, translated as MTNDPDLDDCAFLSGGESSGGRQTRTGVAVCSQRRALLVAGIVLGSLLLTAIIIAYAGPQNDCSCGSKTVSGYETDEENNTQPFNPIATNGEPFPWLEKMLPTSVRPLRYMVTIHPNLTTLDVKGQVTIDLHVEKETNFIVLHIQDLNVTEKAIVTPGPKGYALKIVKVLEFPPRQQLYIEVKERLKKKSNYTLNLRWYSKLNPEPEGFYVDQYESSNGVERLLAATVFRPNGARRAFPCFDEPHVRAPFRISVFRDRFHIGLSNSIVHTTEDVGFYMGTGLLRDDFIETPPLPADAVAWVVSDFQRESLQPSAAYIPTTPAPPGTGVGGKKSAQLNNYTQLKGKNPPVRNITALTHSLNVNLTPRQNLTVVQPTTTTAWPVNLNGNGKPTNLTSLSQSTGSSIKRAPSYTFYAPRDLLIRSSFILHTSRDVLEYLQTWLDISYPLTKVDFVALPSLDRNMISSLGLVTLKTSFLTDPSSITSEQYQFSALRIAEAMVRQFFGGITSRKVLKDVWLWEGLIQYLGIHALAPLQETWPLREMYLLKMATAALDIDAIQGWDSIMNGTSHDGNNEEFFVQKTAAIFSMLHTAIGEDRFRGCLGSFLKVNRFRTAEPTDLWTICTKKANGSKNIKDMMTLWTHQPGFPLLTVTKMGNSISISQRPFRPAEFLAIHDDSYDGNNYNKTTLNATDMPSTVAPTTQGSKHKVAPHMKWIFPVTYVTDINNVSETLWMQNVDVTFNVPENVKWIKVNAIQNGYYRVVYNDDNWASLIEELAANPNRFTSEDRLGMLSDAFTLCHANLLPCEITMNMIQYLPSETHYGPMALALRHLEKWRRILKYSECFLMLSEFIKMKISTVMEKVGWSDDGDVATRLLRPEVLLASVLWEDIDSITKAKNMLNQYLYYNGTAIPPNLREVVYTGSILSGEYIYWQHCWERFVNLQRTSETFVERMQLLRALGRTKDAWLQNRLLSHVTMLPTEEVVQVLKAIAGTPTGGAMACRFLQAKWFELEKRLGPGTISFAKVISAITQYGATKFDYDELKSLVHRFGRGHGMSVLNMTLSSVASNVEWVARSQTSLYKWVEGNLHSHR; from the exons ATGACAAATGATCCGGACCTCGATGACTGTGCCTTTCTATCCG GTGGCGAATCGAGCGGCGGACGGCAGACGCGCACCGGAGTGGCCGTCTGCTCACAGCGCCGGGCTCTACTTGTGGCCGGAATCGTGCTCGGCTCGCTGCTGCTGACGGCCATCATCATCGCCTACGCTGGACCGCAGAACG ACTGCTCCTGCGGATCGAAAACGGTGTCCGGTTACGAAACGGATGAAGAGAACAACACGCAGCCCTTCAATCCGATTGCCACCAACGGGGAGCCCTTTCCCTGGCTGGAGAAGATGCTGCCCACCAGTGTGCGACCGCTGCGCTACATGGTCACCATCCATCCCAATCTGACGACACTGGATGTCAAAG GCCAAGTCACCATCGATTTGCATGTGGAGAAGGAGACCAACTTCATTGTGCTGCACATCCAGGACCTCAACGTCACCGAGAAG GCCATCGTGACCCCGGGCCCCAAAGGCTATGCCCTCAAGATTGTTAAGGTGCTGGAGTTTCCGCCCCGACAGCAGCTGTACATCGAGGTGAAGGAGCGGCTCAAAAAGAAGTCCAATTACACCCTCAATCTTCGCTGGTACTCCAAACTCAATCCGGAGCCAGAGGGCTTCTATGTCGACCAGTACGAGAGCTCCAATGGCGTTGAACG ATTATTGGCTGCCACAGTTTTCCGACCGAATGGCGCAAGAAGAGCATTTCCCTGCTTCGATGAGCCGCATGTACGAGCACCGTTCCGGATCTCCGTGTTCCGCGATCGCTTCCACATCGGACTGTCCAACTCCATAGTGCACACCACCGAGGACGTAGGCTTCTACATGGGCACAGGATTG CTGCGCGATGATTTTATAGAGACTCCACCACTGCCCGCCGATGCGGTGGCCTGGGTGGTGAGTGACTTCCAGCGCGAATCCCTGCAGCCCTCAGCGGCATATATCCCCACGACGCCAGCGCCACCGGGCACCGGAGTGGGTGGCAAAAAGTCCGCCCAGCTGAACAATTATACGCAGCTTAAGGGCAAAAACCCGCCGGTACGAAACATCACTGCCCTCACTCATTCACTGAATGTCAACCTGACGCCACGGCAAAACCTGACTGTTGTTCAACCCACGACGACGACAGCTTGGCCAGTGAATCTCAATGGGAACGGAAAGCCAACGAATCTAACATCACTTTCCCAGTCCACGGGATCGTCGATAAAGAGAGCTCCATCCTACACATTCTATGCACCCAGGGATCTGCTGATTCGCTCCTCATTCATTCTGCACACTTCAAGAGACGTGCTGGAGTATTTGCAGACCTGGTTGGATATCAGTTATCCGCTCACGAAAGTGGACTTTGTGGCTTTGCCTTCCCTGGATCGCAACATGATCTCCTCGCTGGGATTGGTCACATTGAAGACCTCGTTCTTAACGGATCCCAGTTCGATAACCTCTGAGCAATATCAGTTCAGTGCACTTCGCATTGCCGAGGCGATGGTAAGGCAGTTCTTTGGAGGAATCACGTCGCGAAAGGTGCTCAAGGATGTGTGGTTGTGGGAGGGATTAATCCAGTATTTGGGCATTCACGCCTTGGCTCCGCTCCAGGAAACGTGGCCCTTGAGGGAAATGTACCTGCTTAAGATGGCCACCGCTGCGTTGGATATCGATGCCATTCAAGGTTGGGATAGCATCATGAACGGCACCAGTCACGATGGCAACAATGAGGAGTTCTTTGTTCAAAAGACAGCGGCCATATTCTCCATGCTGCACACGGCCATCGGTGAGGATCGATTCAGGGGCTGTCTGGGCTCGTTCCTTAAGGTGAATCGATTCCGCACTGCTGAGCCCACCGATCTGTGGACCATTTGCACGAAGAAAGCCAACGGCTCAAAGAATATCAAGGACATGATGACGCTGTGGACGCATCAGCCTGGCTTCCCCCTCCTCACGGTCACCAAGATGGGCAACAGCATTTCCATCTCGCAGAGACCTTTTCGACCCGCGGAATTTCTGGCCATCCATGACGACTCCTACGATGGGAATAACTACAATAAAACGACGCTGAATGCCACCGATATGCCCAGCACAGTGGCACCCACCACACAGGGTAGCAAGCATAAGGTGGCGCCGCACATGAAGTGGATCTTTCCAGTCACCTATGTCACAGATATCAACAATGTCAGCGAAACGCTCTGGATGCAGAATGTAGATG TAACCTTCAACGTGCCGGAGAACGTGAAATGGATCAAAGTGAATGCCATACAAAACGGCTATTACCGTGTGGTCTACAATGATGATAACTGGGCAAGTCTGATCGAGGAGTTGGCCGCCAATCCCAACCGCTTTACCAGCGAG GATCGCCTGGGCATGTTGTCGGATGCCTTTACGCTATGTCACGCCAATCTGCTGCCCTGTGAGATCACCATGAACATGATTCAATATCTGCCCAGTGAGACACACTACGGTCcaatggcattggcattgcGGCATTTGGAAAAGTGGCGACGCATCCTCAAGTACTCGGAGTGCTTCCTCATGCTCAGCGAGTTCATCAAGATGAAGATATCCACGGTGATGGAGAAGGTGGGCTGGTCGGATGATGGTGATGTGGCCACCAG ATTACTGCGTCCCGAAGTGCTGTTGGCATCGGTTCTGTGGGAAGACATCGATAGCATCACCAAGGCGAAGAACATGCTAAATCAGTATCTATACTACAATGGCACCGCCATACCACCCAATCTTAGAGAG GTGGTTTACACGGGCTCCATTCTATCCGGCGAGTACATTTACTGGCAGCATTGCTGGGAGCGCTTTGTAAACCTGCAGCGCACATCGGAGACATTCGTGGAGCGGATGCAGTTGCTCCGTGCTTTGGGCAGAACCAAGGATGCCTGGCTGCAGAATCGCCTGTTATCCCACGTTACCATGCTGCCCACCGAGGAGGTGGTGCAGGTGCTCAAGGCGATTGCAGGAACGCCGACGGGCGGTGCTATGGCCTGTCGCTTCCTGCAGGCCAAGTGGTTCGAGCTGGAGAAGCGCCTGGGACCGGGAACAATCAGTTTCGCCAAGGTCATATCGGCCATCACCCAGTACGGGGCCACCAAGTTCGATTACGATGAG CTCAAATCGCTGGTCCATCGATTTGGCAGAGGTCATGGCATGTCGGTGCTGAACATGACCTTGAGCAGCGTGGCCTCCAACGTGGAGTGGGTGGCCCGGTCACAGACGTCGCTCTACAAGTGGGTGGAGGGCAACCTGCACTCGCACCGATAG